One Glycine max cultivar Williams 82 chromosome 3, Glycine_max_v4.0, whole genome shotgun sequence DNA window includes the following coding sequences:
- the LOC100803617 gene encoding F-box/LRR-repeat protein 3 — translation MSRIYSSNIETKQTNPSLLSPQLFIINLQNDQPNAKRRTMKKQKLSEPQNDTTNPFEVLSEELMFVILDFLQTTSLDKKSFSLTCKLFYSVEAKHRRLLRPLRAEHLPALAARYPNVTELDLSLCPRVGDGALGLVAGAYAATLRRMDLSRSRRFTATGLLSLGARCEHLVELDLSNATELRDAGVAAVARARNLRKLWLARCKMVTDMGIGCIAVGCRKLRLLCLKWCVGIGDLGVDLVAIKCKELTTLDLSYLPITEKCLPSIFKLQHLEDLVLEGCFGIDDDSLDVDLLKQGCKTLKRLDISGCQNISHVGLSKLTSISGGLEKLILADGSPVTLSLADGLNKLSMLQSIVLDGCPVTSEGLRAIGNLCISLRELSLSKCLGVTDEALSFLVSKHKDLRKLDITCCRKITDVSIASIANSCTGLTSLKMESCTLVPSEAFVLIGQKCHYLEELDLTDNEIDDEGLMSISSCSWLTSLKIGICLNITDRGLAYVGMRCSKLKELDLYRSTGVDDLGISAIAGGCPGLEMINTSYCTSITDRALIALSKCSNLETLEIRGCLLVTSIGLAAIAMNCRQLSRLDIKKCYNIDDSGMIALAHFSQNLRQINLSYSSVTDVGLLSLANISCLQSFTLLHLQGLVPGGLAAALLACGGLTKVKLHLSLRSLLPELLIRHVEARGCVFEWRDKEFQAELDPKCWKLQLEDVI, via the exons aTGTCTCGCATTTATTCCTCAAACATAGAaaccaaacaaacaaaccctTCCCTTCTCTCCCCACAGTTATTCATCATTAACCTCCAAAACGACCAACCAAACGCAAAACGCAGAACCATGAAGAAGCAGAAGCTCTCCGAGCCTCAAAACGACACCACCAACCCCTTCGAGGTTCTCTCCGAGGAGCTAATGTTCGTCATCCTCGACTTCCTCCAAACGACGTCGTTGGACAAAAAATCTTTCTCGCTCACGTGTAAGTTGTTTTACTCCGTCGAGGCCAAGCACCGTCGTTTGCTTCGCCCGCTACGTGCGGAACACCTGCCCGCGCTCGCTGCCCGCTACCCGAACGTAACGGAATTGGATCTTTCCTTGTGTCCGCGCGTGGGCGACGGCGCGCTGGGGCTCGTCGCTGGCGCGTACGCGGCGACGCTGCGGCGAATGGACCTGTCGCGGTCGCGGCGGTTCACGGCGACCGGGCTGCTAAGCCTCGGCGCACGGTGCGAGCACCTGGTGGAGCTGGACTTGTCGAACGCGACGGAGCTGAGGGACGCCGGCGTCGCCGCGGTGGCGCGTGCGCGGAACTTGCGGAAGCTGTGGCTGGCGAGGTGCAAGATGGTGACGGATATGGGGATTGGGTGTATTGCGGTGGGGTGCAGGAAGCTGAGGCTGCTTTGCTTGAAGTGGTGTGTGGGAATTGGGGATTTGGGTGTGGATTTGGTTGCGATTAAGTGTAAGGAGCTCACAACATTGGATCTCTCTTATTTGcct ATCACGGAGAAATGTCTACCGTCAATCTTCAAATTGCAACATCTTGAAGATTTGGTCCTTGAAGGATGCTTTGGCATTGATGACGACAGCCTTGATGTTGATCTCTTAAAACAAGGGTGCAAGACATTGAAG AGACTTGATATCTCAGGTTGTCAAAACATAAGTCATGTTGGGTTATCAAAGCTTACAAGCATTTCTGGAGGTTTAGAGAAACTCATTTTAGCAGATGGCTCTCCT GTCACCCTTTCTCTTGCTGATGGTTTGAATAAACTTTCcatgttgcaatcaattgtatTAGATGGCTGCCCTGTTACATCTGAAGGATTACGGGCCATTGGAAATTTGTGCATTTCACTTAGGGAGCTTAGTCTAAGCAAATGTTTGGGAGTGACAGATGAGGCACTCTCATTTCTTGTGTCAAAACACAAAGATTTAAGGAAACTTGACATCACATGCTGTCGCAAGATAACTGATGTTTCCATTGCCAGCATTGCAAATTCATGCACAGGTCTAACTTCTCTCAAAATGGAGTCATGTACACTAGTTCCAAGTGAAGCATTTGTCTTGATTGGACAGAAATGCCATTATCTTGAGGAGCTTGACCTAACAGATAATGAAATTGATGATGAAG GTCTTATGTCcatttcttcttgttcttggcTTACCAGCTTGAAAATAGGAATATGCCTGAACATAACTGACAGAGGACTTGCCTATGTTGGCATGCGTTGCTCAAAATTAAAGGAGCTGGATCTATACAG GTCTACTGGAGTAGATGATTTGGGCATTTCAGCAATTGCTGGTGGTTGCCCTGGCCTTGAGATGATAAACACATCCTATTGTACTAGCATTACTGACAGGGCACTAATTGCCTTGTCAAAATGTTCAAATTTGGAGACACTTGAAATTCGAGGATGTCTTCTCGTTACATCCATAGGTCTGGCAGCTATTGCAATGAATTGCAGACAACTAAGTCGTCTAGACATAAAAAAGTGTTACAACATTGATGACAGTGGGATGATTGCTCTGGCTCATTTCTCCCAAAATCTAAGACAG ATAAATTTGTCATATAGCTCAGTTACAGATGTGGGGCTTCTGTCACTTGCTAATATCAGTTGCCTTCAAAGCTTTACCTTGCTTCACCTGCAAGGCTTGGTTCCAGGAGGACTGGCGGCAGCCTTATTAGCTTGTGGAGGGCTAACAAAAGTGAAGCTCCATCTTTCACTAAGATCTCTGTTACCTGAGCTACTTATCAGACATGTGGAAGCACGTGGCTGTGTATTTGAATGGAGAGATAAAGAGTTTCAG GCTGAATTGGACCCCAAGTGTTGGAAATTACAGTTGGAAGATGTGATATAA
- the LOC102666898 gene encoding probable WRKY transcription factor 33 gives MSFSFTDLLSTNNNNSLNMDDDPFGLEFANNFKSASLPLSPSSIYPSSYAEFPPGFVPTSQSLNSHHFFSSQIVPASYTTEQSSSMSYNMRNTSTEGQQGNKEEERNYSDLSFLTKTNHVPLFQSSTTMFQVEPLKKQDTMISSEAAKQTDFSSERTETKPEYPSTQGFSAALASIKPEIQSNSAPGSVHFNSTYAPKSIREQKRSEDGYNWRKYGEKQVKGSENPRSYYKCTHPSCPTKKKVERSLEGHITEIVYKGSHNHPKPLGRKNGSQSIHQTSSSCTNSGISDQSVGEEDLEQTSQTSYSGGGDDDLGNEAKRWKGENENDGHSYSSAGSRTVKEPRVVVQTTSEIDILDDGYRWRKYGQKVVKGNPNPRSYYKCVAPGCPVRKHVERAAHDMKAVITTYEGKHIHDVPLGRGNSSYSMNRTSLNNNTNTSTSNVTAPAPIRPSAVTNYSNSASFTNSLHDTKPPTSASQEPFPMDVLLSPGSIGFAANDLFLQSFLSKNF, from the exons ATGTCTTTCAGTTTCACTGACCTTCTTTCTactaacaacaacaatagcttGAACATGGATGATGATCCCTTTGGACTTGAATTTGCTAATAATTTCAAGTCAGCTTCACTGCCTCTCTCTCCTTCTTCAATCTACCCTTCTTCTTATGCTGAGTTCCCTCCTGGTTTTGTCCCAACTTCACAGTCATTGAATTCACaccactttttttcttctcaaatt GTTCCTGCATCTTACACAACTGAGCAATCTTCTAGCATGAGCTACAACATGAGAAACACTTCAACTGAGGGTCAACAAGGAAACAAGGAGGAAGAGAGAAACTACTCTGACCTCTCTTTCCTAACAAAAACAAACCACGTGCCTCTCTTTCAATCTTCCACAACCATGTTTCAAGTG GAGCCACTAAAGAAACAGGACACAATGATATCCAGTGAAGCTGCAAAGCAAACAGATTTCTCATCTGAGAGGACAGAAACAAAACCTGAATATCCATCTACTCAGGGCTTCTCAGCAGCATTAGCCTCAATCAAACCTGAAATACAAAGCAATTCTGCTCCTGGTTCTGTTCATTTTAACTCCACTTATGCTCCTAAGTCTATTAGGGAACAAAAGAGATCAGAAGATGGTTACAATTGGAGGAAGTATGGAGAGAAACAAGTGAAAGGAAGCGAAAATCCGCGTAGTTATTACAAGTGCACGCACCCGAGTTGTCCAACAAAGAAGAAAGTTGAGAGGTCTTTGGAGGGACATATCACTGAAATAGTATACAAGGGAAGCCACAATCATCCCAAGCCACTTGGTAGAAAAAATGGTTCTCAATCAATTCATCAAACTTCTTCGTCCTGCACTAACTCAGGGATTTCTGATCAATCTGTGGGAGAGGAAGATCTTGAGCAAACATCACAGACTAGTTATTCTGGAGGGGGTGATGATGACCTTGGAAATGAGGCCAAAAGATG GAAGGGGGAGAATGAAAATGATGGCCATTCCTATTCTTCTGCTGGGAGTAGAACTGTTAAGGAACCTAGAGTTGTAGTTCAAACCACAAGTGAAATTGACATACTTGATGATGGATATAGGTGGAGGAAATATGGACAGAAAGTAGTTAAAGGAAATCCAAACCCAAG GAGTTACTACAAATGTGTAGCCCCAGGTTGTCCAGTGAGAAAACATGTTGAGAGAGCTGCACATGATATGAAAGCTGTGATTACAACTTATGAAGGGAAACATATCCATGATGTACCTTTAGGACGAGGAAACTCAAGCTATAGCATGAACAGAACTTCTCTAAACAACAACACCAACACCAGCACCAGCAATGTAACAGCTCCTGCCCCTATTAGGCCCTCAGCAGTGACTAATTATTCTAACTCAGCAAGTTTCACAAACTCACTTCATGACACAAAGCCACCAACATCTGCAAGCCAAGAACCTTTTCCAATGGACGTGTTGCTGAGCCCCGGAAGTATCGGATTTGCGGCTAATGACCTGTTCCTTCAGTCTTTTTTGTCAAAGAACTTTTAA